One Alligator mississippiensis isolate rAllMis1 chromosome 1, rAllMis1, whole genome shotgun sequence genomic window carries:
- the KCTD21 gene encoding BTB/POZ domain-containing protein KCTD21 isoform X1, which produces MSDPITLNVGGKLYTTSLSTLTSFPDSMLGAMFSGKMPTKKDSQGNCFIDRDGKVFRYILNFLRTSHLDLPDDYQEMGLLRREADFYQIQPLIEALQEKEVELSKAEKNAMLNITLDQRTQTVHFTVREAPQIYSLSSSNMEVFNAHIFSTSCLFLKLLGSKLYYCFNGNLSSISSYLQDPNHLTLDWVATVEGLPEEEYTRQNLKRLWVVPANKQINSFQVFIEEVLKIALSDGFCVDSSHPHASDFMNNKIIRLIRYK; this is translated from the coding sequence ATGTCTGACCCGATAACACTCAATGTTGGAGGAAAACTCTACACCACTTCCCTTTCCACGCTGACTAGTTTTCCAGACTCCATGCTAGGAGCCATGTTTAGTGGGAAGATGCCGACTAAGAAGGATAGCCAAGGCAACTGCTTCATCGACAGGGATGGCAAAGTCTTCCGTTACATCCTGAACTTCTTGAGAACATCCCACTTGGACCTCCCAGACGACTACCAGGAGATGGGCTTGCTTCGGCGGGAGGCAGACTTTTACCAGATCCAGCCGCTGATTGAGGCTTTGCAGGAGAAGGAGGTGGAGCTGTCCAAAGCTGAGAAGAATGCCATGCTCAACATCACCCTGGATCAGAGGACACAAACGGTTCATTTTACCGTGCGAGAAGCTCCCCAGATCTACAGCCTGTCATCCTCCAACATGGAAGTGTTCAATGCCCACATCTTTAGCACATCATGTCTGTTCCTGAAGCTCCTTGGCTCCAAACTTTACTACTGCTTCAATGGCAATCTCTCTTCGATATCCAGCTACCTGCAAGACCCCAATCACTTGACCCTGGATTGGGTGGCAACTGTGGAAGGTCTTCCAGAAGAGGAATACACTAGACAGAACTTAAAGAGACTCTGGGTGGTGCCGGCTAATAAGCAAATTAATAGTTTCCAGGTATTTATTGAAGAGGTGCTAAAAATAGCTCTGAGCGATGGCTTTTGTGTGGATTCCTCCCACCCGCATGCCTCAGATTTCATGAATAATAAGATTATTCGATTAATTCGGTACAAGTAG
- the KCTD21 gene encoding BTB/POZ domain-containing protein KCTD21 isoform X2 — protein sequence MSDPITLNVGGKLYTTSLSTLTSFPDSMLGAMFSGKMPTKKDSQGNCFIDRDGKVFRYILNFLRTSHLDLPDDYQEMGLLRREADFYQIQPLIEALQEKEVELSKAEKNAMLNITLDQRTQTVHFTVREAPQIYSLSSSNMEVFNAHIFSTSCLFLKLLGSKLYYCFNGNLSSISSYLQDPNHLTLDWVATVEGLPEEEYTRQNLKRLWVVPANKQINSFQACTFLSSQDSSQS from the exons ATGTCTGACCCGATAACACTCAATGTTGGAGGAAAACTCTACACCACTTCCCTTTCCACGCTGACTAGTTTTCCAGACTCCATGCTAGGAGCCATGTTTAGTGGGAAGATGCCGACTAAGAAGGATAGCCAAGGCAACTGCTTCATCGACAGGGATGGCAAAGTCTTCCGTTACATCCTGAACTTCTTGAGAACATCCCACTTGGACCTCCCAGACGACTACCAGGAGATGGGCTTGCTTCGGCGGGAGGCAGACTTTTACCAGATCCAGCCGCTGATTGAGGCTTTGCAGGAGAAGGAGGTGGAGCTGTCCAAAGCTGAGAAGAATGCCATGCTCAACATCACCCTGGATCAGAGGACACAAACGGTTCATTTTACCGTGCGAGAAGCTCCCCAGATCTACAGCCTGTCATCCTCCAACATGGAAGTGTTCAATGCCCACATCTTTAGCACATCATGTCTGTTCCTGAAGCTCCTTGGCTCCAAACTTTACTACTGCTTCAATGGCAATCTCTCTTCGATATCCAGCTACCTGCAAGACCCCAATCACTTGACCCTGGATTGGGTGGCAACTGTGGAAGGTCTTCCAGAAGAGGAATACACTAGACAGAACTTAAAGAGACTCTGGGTGGTGCCGGCTAATAAGCAAATTAATAGTTTCCAG gcctGTACTTTCCTGTCAAGCCAAGACTCATCCCAGTCCTAA